The Vicia villosa cultivar HV-30 ecotype Madison, WI linkage group LG1, Vvil1.0, whole genome shotgun sequence genome includes a region encoding these proteins:
- the LOC131662088 gene encoding protein PHOSPHATE STARVATION RESPONSE 2-like — translation MYTNQWELYEHESFEPFSILTPLEDITTTIHESNVNETYMSFQPQQHYQQQIDIPIWSNEFSMKTTTESPFQFCQENYSNIIAKQDQQTTSLDFVAESLMSISEDSISYSEKCSQFASCSDNTPICENFPQQHKKVLEGFSTLHPKSHEMTQLESCINQNKQQSSSCGVDFATATNSVSKITAKGKRRLIWTKEMHEPFVIIVSQLGGPEKAKPKAILQMMGLDELNISHVKSHLQS, via the exons ATGTACACAAATCAATGGGAATTATATGAACATGAAAGCTTTGAGCCTTTCAGCATACTAACTCCTCTAGAAGACATAACAACAACCATTCATGAATCAAATGTAAATGAAACATATATGAGCTTTCAACCTCAACAACACTATCAGCAACAGATTGACATTCCTATTTGGAGCAATGAATTTTCCATGAAAACAACAACTGAATCACCTTTTCAGTTTTGCCAAGAGAACTACTCAAACATTATCGCCAAACAAGATCAACAAACTACCTCTTTAGATTTCGTTGCTGAATCTTTAATGTCTATCAGTGAAGATAGTATTTCTTATTCCGAAAAGTGTAGTCAATTTGCCTCTTGTTCTGATAACACGCCAATTTGTGAGAACTTTCCACAACAACATAAGAAGGTGCTGGAGGGTTTTTCTACTTTACATCCGAAGTCCCATGAAATGACTCAG CTGGAATCATGTATAAACCAAAACAAGCAGCAATCTTCATCTTGTGGAGTTGATTTTGCAACAGCTACTAACTCTGTTTCTAAGATAACTGCAAAGGGTAAAAGAAGATTAATATGGACAAAAGAAATGCATGAACCATTTGTTATAATAGTCAGCCAGCTTGGTGGTCCAGAAA AGGCAAAGCCTAAGGCTATACTTCAGATGATGGGTTTGGATGAGTTGAATATTTCGCATGTTAAAAGTCATTTGCag AGTTAA
- the LOC131662096 gene encoding uncharacterized protein LOC131662096: MAILTLDITHKWELHHVDINIVFFNGTLQEEVYMVQLSDFISSNKTIVYKLHKTLYRVKQPPRKWYEKLHKLYFTLIFVQHQCNVLHARTEHIELDIRFVRERVSFKKLVIQHVPDCLQIADTLTKHFGSATFRDLRVKLKVGLQPPDA; the protein is encoded by the exons ATGGCTATTCTTACACTTGATATAACACACAAGTGGGAGCTACATCATGTTGACATTAACATTGTCTTTTTTAATGGCACTTTGCAAGAGGAGGTTTACATGGTGCAACTTTCCGACTTCATTAGTTCTAATAAGACTATTGTCTACAAGTTACACAAAACACTATATCGCGTCAAACAACCACCAAGAAAATGGTATGAAAAGCTTCACAAACTCTATTTCACTTTGATTTTTGTTCAGCACCAATGCAATG TTCTACATGCTCGCACAGAGCATATTGAATTGGATATTCGTTTTGTCAGAGAACGAGTGTCCTTCAAGAAATTGGTCATCCAACATGTTCCAGATTGTCTCCAAATTGCTGACACTCTTACTAAACATTTTGGATCTGCAACTTTTCGAGATTTACGGGTCAAGCTAAAAGTTGGCTTGCAGCCACCTGATGCTTGA